The nucleotide sequence CGAACATAGAGTACAATCGCCCATCGGTCTGAAACTGAAATTTGATGTTTATAGGATGGCATATTTCGAATTCCATTCGAAATAACGTTATAAATATGGCCATCAGGGGATGTTTTTATTCTTGAATCATGAAGTGAGGTAGGTGGCAAATAGCCGTGCTCAACAACCAAGCCATTGATTTGCCGACCCGCATTGTCTTTCGCACCACCGGTTCTGCTATGACAAGGTGCACAATAAATGTTATAACGCTCCTGACCACGTTGAAGCGTTGTCAAAGTGATTTCAACCGGTGCTGTGACAATCGTATCTCCGCTTGGGGTTTTACCAGTATAATAAACGGTATTTTCTCTCAACTCACCCTGTGCTACTGTTCCCGCGACTGGTGTTCTCATCGCTAAACCATCCGCAAAAAATTCACTTTTTCGTTGTGCTTTGTACTTCGGTTGTGTCATCATATTGGTCTGATAGACAATAGGTGGCTCATCGAAGGGCAAACCTCTTACACAACCGCTTAAACCAACTGCAACAAAAACGACTAGTAGTAAAACCGAAACCCTTCGAGATAGGCTTTGTTTAAATTTCTGATTCATTTAGAAACCTCCGCTAATTTTTCATCAATTTCTTCTTCTTCTATCGGGCGATGCATTAGTTCAACTTTTCCGGAACCTAATGCTTTGAAAAAATCACTTGTTTCTTTGGGATGAAATTTTTCGTCCCAAGCGAAAACGCAAGCAAAAAAGCCATTATCGCCTGCTCTTTTGCTGAATGATTCGGCATAATATGCAGGGTGAAAAAAA is from Chloroherpetonaceae bacterium and encodes:
- a CDS encoding cytochrome c: MNQKFKQSLSRRVSVLLLVVFVAVGLSGCVRGLPFDEPPIVYQTNMMTQPKYKAQRKSEFFADGLAMRTPVAGTVAQGELRENTVYYTGKTPSGDTIVTAPVEITLTTLQRGQERYNIYCAPCHSRTGGAKDNAGRQINGLVVEHGYLPPTSLHDSRIKTSPDGHIYNVISNGIRNMPSYKHQISVSDRWAIVLYVRALQRSQSATLTDLPEGKRLELSNQ